The nucleotide window GCCGTCGGGAATGGGCGGCAGTTCGGGTTTGCCTGCCATCTCCCATAGTTGCTTGAGCTCGCGTGTGTACCTCGGTAGTTGCTTGGGCAGGCCACGCATGTCCCCCCAGAGTTGTGCCAGCAACACGTGGTCGTAGGCCCCCACCCATGCCCACAGTTCGATGTGTTTGCCATCGTCGGCTGCGAGGAGGAATTCAAGCAGGCGTTCGCGGATGGCGTCGTTGTTCATCCAGCAGGATTCACTGGGGTTGGGCAGCTGGTTGAGGACGTGGGTTTTCACCCAGGAGTTTGCTTTGCTTGCGTCAAAATCCGTTGACACCGCGTAGAACTCTCGGTCGTCTTCGGCGACGACCCCAATGGACACAAGGTCGATGGTTTTGCCATCTTCGATAAATTCGGTGTCGTAGAAGTAGCGCACACCATCACTGTAGTTGAAGGGGCCTGGGTGTCGACCCAGTAGACTCTATGTTCATGAGGATTATTCCCCAGGCGTCGTATCGACGTGGCGCCATGGTTGTTTCTTTGGCTTTGGTGCTGTTATTCATGTTGCCCTTCACGTTGAATCTGACGGGCGATATGTCGGAGCATCTATTGAAGTACCACATCGATATTGATGTTTACCGCGAGGGCGCACGCTCTTTGCTGGCTGGGGAAAACATTTATACACGGGATTTCCAGGTTGGCGGCATCATGTTGCCGTTTACCTATCCCCCGTTGGCTGCGATGCTGTTTACTCCTCTGGTGTTGCTTCCGGTCAATATCGGCTCGGTAATCCTTAACGGGCTGACGTTGTTGGCCTTGTGGTGGTGCATGGTTGTCGTGTTGGGTGCGGCTACGCGCTTGCCTTTGTCTGATTGCCGTTTGCTTGCGCTCATGGTGCTTCCTGTGGCTATTGTGTGCGACCCGGTGCGTGAGACTTTGGGTTTCGCGCAGGTCAACGTGCTTCTTATGGCCTTGGTGATTGCTGACACTTTGCGTCCGCGCAGCCGTGTTCCCCGGGGGTTATTTATCGGTTTGGCTGCGGCCATCAAACTGACACCTGCGGTGTTCGGGCTATTTTTCTTGCTCAAGCGTGACTGGCGTTCGGCAATTCAGACAGCCGTGTTTGGTGTCGGTTTTACGGCGCTGGCCTGGCTTATACGCCCAGATGTATCGAAGGAATATTGGTTTAACACCTTGCGGGATCCGTCCCGTATTGGCGGGTTGGCTTATTCGACTAACCAATCTTTCCGCGGTTTGTTTGCGCGTTTGTTCCCGGGGGATGAGGACCTGCAGCAGACCTTGTGGAAGGTCGCGGTTGTCCTCACTATTTGCGCAGCATCCTTCGGGATGGTGCGTTTGCTGCGCGCGGGTAATGCTGTTGGTGCGCTGCTGGTCAATTCGTTTGTCGCGGCTCTGTGTTCGCCTGTGTCGTGGACGCACCACTGGACCTGGTTGATCCCTTTGGTGTTACTGCTTGTGGTGTCTGCTTTCCAGCCTGGAAGCGAGCGTGTACGCGGGTTAGCGGGCGGTTTCGCGGTGATCATTTTCTCGACGATGATTGTTGTTCCGTTCTTCGTCCTCCCCCACGCCAATGACCGCGAAATCTATTGGCCATTGAGCAGCCAGTTTATTGGCAGCGCCTACGTGTTCATCGCAATCGCTTTGGTGATCGTGGCGTGCACGTGCCCCACGGTGTTTGGCCGTGGGGCTGATGTGCCCGCCCGCCCCGAGTTGTTTTTCACCAATGACGTCGCGTCGCGCGTTGCCTCACGGGCGTTTGCTGTGTGCACGTGGCTGTTGGTTGTGTGCCTGCTGCGTCTTGTGTTGATCAAATCCGATAGCGCCGACAGTAGTTTCACCTTGGCCTACCAGACCTGGTTCCAGCAATTCCTGGGTGCCTCGCAACGGGTGTTCGCTGGTCTGCCGGTCTACGGCGGATATATTGAGCACGATTTTGTGCACTACGTCTACACCGTCACCCCCGCCGGCACTTTCGTGCTTGGTGTTCTTGCTCTTCTGGGAGAAACCGCAGCCACAGTTGTGTGGACAGCCGTCAGCGTTGCTTCCCTAGTCCTGGCCGCCTACGCCCTGCAACGCGGCGTCATTAATTCCTCCGAACCGGTGATTAACACAAGCGTCGGCTTTATCACGGCGATGATGCTCACGCTGATCCCCGTCCTCAACGCAGTCAATGACGGGCACATCGTGCTGCTGGTACTGGCAGCCGCGATATCGGACATCTACCTGCTGCGCACCAGTCGTTTTGGTGGCATCGCTACCGGTGTGGTGGCTGCGATGGCGGCGTGGCCAGCGGTGTTGATCATCGTGCTGCCCACGTGGGCGTCGAAAATGCGCGCCGCGATGGTAGCTGGTTTCGCCACCATCATTGCGCTGGCAATCGACCCCCAACTCACCCGCGACTGGATCCGTGCACTGGCACTACCCATGGATAACGCCAACACGCTCATCGGTGCCGGCGCAATGGTGGTATTCGTACTGCTCGCTGTGCTCCTTCGCAACAACGCAACACTACGCCCCCTAGTTCTGCTGGGGCTTCCCATGGCCCTGTTCGGTGGCTTTGCGGCCTGGCCTGCGCTACTAACCCTGTGGGCTCCGCTGGCTATCGTCGGCGTGCTGATGCTCGTGCGCTTCCTTATCGAAGCGTCCACCACTCCCGCGGCCACCGAGGCGCTCACGCAACCCAGCGACCTCATCCAATAGCTGCGGCGGCACCACAACCCAGCCCAGCACCGGAACCTTGGACCACAGCCACACAAAATACGAGCCCGCCGCGCACAGAACAAAACAAATGCACGACCACAACAGCGGGTTATCAGGATTATCCCGGTTCAACACATAAATGTCATAGCGATAAAACAGCGTGTTAAACACAAACGTCATCGCCAACGGGTGCCCCAGATAAATCACCAAAGTGTGACTGCCAACAAACTGCAAAGGTCGCGCCACCGCCGGAACCAACGACAATATACGGGCTACTGCAATGGCCAAAGGGATAATCAACAACTGGCTAAACAAGCGCCCAATGAGACCGCTAGCCAGAGGATCCGCCGCATAGTTCCATACAGCCCAATCGTGGTACGGCAAACCACTGTCGGTATGCCATACGCCATGGGTAAGCATCCAAAAACCCAGGGCCCCCAAGCCAACCGTCGGAACAATAGCCGTCCACCGGAACGTATGCTCCGACAACCACGTAAAAGCTGGTTTGATCCGCGCACCAGCCACAAACATCGGCAAAAACAACATGGTGTTGTACACGATCGGTGTTGATTGTTCGTGCACCATCAGCAAGCCAAGTGGGGCGAAAGACACGACCATCGCCAACCAAGCCGGCAGCCTGCGAGTGATCCACAAGATACAGGTGCAGATCACCAAACAGTACAAAAACCAGTACACACTATCGCCGGCGATAGCCATATGCGGGAGAGTTTCTAGATCTTTAGGATCCAGCCCGGGGTACTTCATCAGAATTTCGTTGCGCTTCAGCCGCGCTTCGAAAAGGGAGAAAAATGCATACGGCACTGCGAAAAACCACAGCCTGCGGAAGATCAGGTCACGCAGATTAAACCGTAGAAGCTTTACACCAAAGTAGCCACTAATGACAAAAAATAAAGGCAGCCGGATGGGGCCAAGATAATAGTTCAGCGCTGCTAGAAAAGTGTCCTTGCCTCCGGGCACGTCAATGCTGACGTACAAAATCACCAGGCCAAGGATGGCCACTCCCCTAGCAACGTCCGGCCAAACAAGACGCTGTCGTGCTGGGGTTGGCATAAAGCTAGAGCTCGGCTCCCTCAGGGTAGCCCTTGCCGGCCGCAAGGCTTTCCTTCACATCTGCGGCATACATATCAACGTATGCCCCTCCCGTAAGCTCCACCAGTCGCTGCATCACATAATCAGTGAGCACACGCGCGGCCTCATGGGACTCCGGATCCAGCCCCTTGGACTCCACATAAGCGCGCGGATCGATAGGTTCCCCCGCAATCACACCAACGCGAACCGGGCGGGGAATCCAGCTACCAATCAGATTAGCCTTCCGGCTACCAATCATCGCAATGGGAACAATCGGCACTCCGGTATCCAACGCAATATGGGCCATGCCCGTCTTGCCACGGTACAAACGGCCATCCGGGGAACGAGTGCCCTCGGGATAAATACCCAACAGATCCCCCTCGAGCACCACACGCTTGCCGGATTCCATCGCGGCACGCGCGGCGTCACCACTGGAACGATCAATCGGGACCTGACCAGCAGAGGTGAAAAACCAACGCTGGGCCTTACCAACCAGGCCGGTACCCGTGAAATATTCCTGCTTAGCCAAGAAAGTAATCTGGCGCTTGCACAACAACGGCAGGAAGAAAGAATCCATCACCGATTGATGATTCGAAGCAAGAATTGCACCACCGTGGTCTGGGATATTGTCCAACCCCCGAGAGTACGGACGGTTGTATACCCGAAGAGCGGGGCCGAAAAGGACGTTCTTGAAAACCCAGTACCACTTGTTATGCATAGTCATTGTTCCTTCAGCCCTGTTCCTTTAACCCTCGTGAACCCTCGTGCCGGCCGCCAAATGTGCGACCCCGATCATACCTGCCTCGGCGCCTAATTTTGCCGTTTTAACACTAGCGTGCGGACGGTGTGCGCTACCCACAGGGGTGCGCAAGTAGCGCTCGTACGCCCGGGAAAGGTAGAGCTCCGATCGGGTACTCACACCACCACTGAGCACGATCAACTCAGGGTCGATGACATCCCCGACGATGCCCAAACCAAGGCCCAACCAGTCCGCAAACTCGCCGACAGCGTGAACACCCAACGGGTCGCCGGCCTCCGCGGCGTCAAAAATGGTGTGCCCGGTGACTTGGCCGGGGGCACGCATACATGTTTGAGCCAGCGGACTGTCGAAGTTGGAGGCATTTTCCATCGCCGTGGTCACCAGTGCGGTGCCGGAACAATAACGCTCCAAGCAGCCGGTCTTTCCGCACGCACAGGGCCTACCGTTGGGCACCACTTGCAGGTGCCCATATTCTGGCGCGGTGCCGTACGCGCCGCGAAACAGGGTGCCGTCGATCATGATCGCACCACCGATGCCCGTGCCGAGCGAGAACAGAGACCATATGCGGGCCCCACGCGCCGCACCAAAGATGTATTCGCCCCACGCTGCCGAATTGGCGTCGTGTTCCAAGGTCACTGGCATATCGAGTGCCGCTTCGAGCACCTGCTTGACATTGCGATCACGCCACGGCAAATGGGGGGCAAAGCGCACCGTGCTGCATTCTGCATCGAGGAATCCCGCCACGGCAACACCAATGGCTTGCACATTGTGCTCGCGCTGTAGTTTTTGGGTGATGCTGATGATTCCTTGCTCAAGCCCCTCGGCTGTGCGCGGGGTCGGGATGGCGTGCATATCGATAATGTGCCCGTGGGCGTCTACCACCCCGCCGCGCAGGTTGGTGCCCCCAATGTCGAAGCCAATAGTGACGCTGCCTGTGTTCATTTTGTGCTGCTCCTGGGGTCGCTGGGCATGTGGAGGAATTGGCGAAAGGTGACTGCCCGTTGCTCCCATGACCATTGGTCTTCCATTGCTTCGCGGCCCGCACGTCCATACTGTGTGCGTAGCTCCGGGTCGTCCAGCAGTTGCCTCAGCCTGTTAATGACGTCGCGGGGGTCTCGGCCGTCAACCACGAATCCGGTGCGCCCGTGATCCACTGTTTCCGGTGCGCCGCCTGATTTACCTGCGATTGCGGGGATGCCGCAGGCCTGTGCTTCGAGGTATACGATACCCAGGCCTTCAACATCAAGACCTTTGCCACGCGTTCTGCATGGCATGGCGGCGACGGTTGAGGCCGCGAGTATCTCAACCATGTCACTAAAAGGCTGCCGGCCCAGCAACCGGATGTTGCTTTTGGCGCTGCTGGCCTCGCGGCGTCGTGACAGGTTTGATCCGTAAGGGCCTTCGCCGATGATGAGCAACTGAGCATCCGGGTGGGTTCGCACAATCTCTGGCCACACGTCTATGAGGATGTCTTGACCTTTGCGTTTCACCAAACGTGACACGCAGGTCACCAATGGAGCGTCGGGCGGAAGTCCGTGCTGCGCGCGTACTCTTAGGACGTCCTGTTTATCAAGCGGCCGGAAAGTGTGGAGGTCCACGCCTGAAGGCAAAGCACACCATTCGGGACCACCGAACGCGGTGTCAAGGCGCCCGCGGGTGTAGTTGGAAATGTAGCTCAAGGTATCGACGCTGCGGCCGATGCGCCTAAGGACCTGACGTGCGCCTGGCAGCATAGACCAACCGACTTCGTGCCCATGTGTGGAGGCGACAACTCTGCTTGCCCCTGCTGCCCGTGCCGCGGGCGCGAGGACAGCCAGAGGTGCTGCCGCAGGAAACCACACGGTGTCGATGTCGTACTCGGTGATAATCGACTGCATGCGCTTGCGCAGCCGTAAGGTCGGCAACATGACCCGTACTGGGTAGCGGATAGCGGTGATGTTCGCTGCTAGCTGCCGATCGTATTCTGCAGCTTCTTCGGCGTTTTGGGTTGAGGCCAGAACATAGACCTCTACCCCACTGCCATCGAGGGTTGCTAGGAAATCACGAACGTAGGACTGGATCCCGCCAACCGTGGGCGGGTAGTCGTTGGTGACGACAAGCAGCCGCATGGTTTAGTAGCGCCGCGCCCCGTAGAACGGCATGGAGTCCATGGGAACAACCTGCACGGGGATGCCGTAGTCGCTGGCATGCAGGATCATACCGTTGCCCGCGTAAATACCGACGTGTGTTGCACCCGGGTAGAAGCCGACGACGTCGCCGGGCTGCAGCTGGTCTCTACTGACGGGGATACCGCCGGACATTTGTGCTTGAGAGGTCCGGGGAACAGAAATACCCTGCTGGGCGTAGGACCAGACGACCAAACCGGAACAGTCGAATACGTTCGGGCCGGTAGCGCCCCAACCGTAGGGCGAGCCGATCTTGGTCATGCCCGCTTCCAACGCGGACATGCCTTGGGGGTTCGCCCCAACCAGGCCGGCCAGCGTGTAGTCGGCGGGGCCGTTCTTTTCGCGCCAGCGCTGACGGTCCTGGGGCGACAACGCATCGACGGCCTGCTTGATTTCTTCGGTGCGGGCCTTGAGCTCTTCTTGCTGCTTTTCCAAATCTTCACGACGCTTACGCAGTTCTGCGGCCTGGTATTCGGCTTCGGCAACGGCCGACGCGGCGTCATTGAGAGCATCAGCGTTTGCGCGTGCAGCATCGTGCAGCTGCGCAACGGTGTTTTCGGTTCGACGCTCTAGTGCGCTGATGTAGGCAGCGCGGTCAATAGCGTTCTGGGGGTTTTCCGCAGAGATCACATTAGTGATGGGGTCAATGGTTGCACCGCGGTATTTCACTTGCGCGATCTTGTTGACGTCGCCTTGATGCATCACGACCGCGTCCCGGGACTGTTCGGCGCGGGCGCGGGCCTCATCGACGTTGGCGTTGAGCACCTCGATGTCTTTTTCCTTGGCTTCGAGGTCGACCTCGAGCTGCTTAACCAATTCGGTCTTGGCTTCAGCGTCTCGGGAGATCTCTTCCATTTTGGAGATGAGCTCGTCTACCGGATCCGGGTCTGCCAAAGCTAAGGGGCTTGAGCTGAAGGCCAGTGCCAAAACTGAAACTGTGGCGACAGCACAGCGGCGGATCCTGCGCTTGGCGTCATGCGTGGCGTTTCCACTATTCACGATGCTACTGGTCTTTCTACGGAAGAACTTTTTAACCGTTTAACTATAGACCCGTTTACGCCGAGGGTTTTAAAAGCCCAGTAGGGGTGAAACGGCTGTGACAAATGTGAAAACCGGGACGTCCGCCAAAACGAATGTCCCGGTTGAAAGGATCTTTAACTATGCAGGCTTTTAGAAACGGACCGCAGAGTGGAAGGGCATGTAGTCCAGGGAAGACTCGGACAACGGGGTGCCCTCGTTGATCGCGTGGATAACTGTGCCGTGGCCGGTGTAGATGCCGACGTGGGATGCACCGGAGTAGAAGGCGACGATGTCACCGGGGCGAAGAGCCTCGCGGGACACCGGGGTGCCCTGCGCAGCCTGCGCGTAGGAGGTACGCGGGATGTGCTTGCCGACCTGAGCGTAGGCCCAGGAGGTGAGGCCGGAGCAGTCGAAGGCGTTGGGGCCCGTAGCGCCCCACACGTAGGGAGCACCGATCTTGGAGGCTG belongs to Corynebacterium argentoratense DSM 44202 and includes:
- a CDS encoding glycosyltransferase 87 family protein encodes the protein MRIIPQASYRRGAMVVSLALVLLFMLPFTLNLTGDMSEHLLKYHIDIDVYREGARSLLAGENIYTRDFQVGGIMLPFTYPPLAAMLFTPLVLLPVNIGSVILNGLTLLALWWCMVVVLGAATRLPLSDCRLLALMVLPVAIVCDPVRETLGFAQVNVLLMALVIADTLRPRSRVPRGLFIGLAAAIKLTPAVFGLFFLLKRDWRSAIQTAVFGVGFTALAWLIRPDVSKEYWFNTLRDPSRIGGLAYSTNQSFRGLFARLFPGDEDLQQTLWKVAVVLTICAASFGMVRLLRAGNAVGALLVNSFVAALCSPVSWTHHWTWLIPLVLLLVVSAFQPGSERVRGLAGGFAVIIFSTMIVVPFFVLPHANDREIYWPLSSQFIGSAYVFIAIALVIVACTCPTVFGRGADVPARPELFFTNDVASRVASRAFAVCTWLLVVCLLRLVLIKSDSADSSFTLAYQTWFQQFLGASQRVFAGLPVYGGYIEHDFVHYVYTVTPAGTFVLGVLALLGETAATVVWTAVSVASLVLAAYALQRGVINSSEPVINTSVGFITAMMLTLIPVLNAVNDGHIVLLVLAAAISDIYLLRTSRFGGIATGVVAAMAAWPAVLIIVLPTWASKMRAAMVAGFATIIALAIDPQLTRDWIRALALPMDNANTLIGAGAMVVFVLLAVLLRNNATLRPLVLLGLPMALFGGFAAWPALLTLWAPLAIVGVLMLVRFLIEASTTPAATEALTQPSDLIQ
- a CDS encoding ROK family glucokinase; the encoded protein is MNTGSVTIGFDIGGTNLRGGVVDAHGHIIDMHAIPTPRTAEGLEQGIISITQKLQREHNVQAIGVAVAGFLDAECSTVRFAPHLPWRDRNVKQVLEAALDMPVTLEHDANSAAWGEYIFGAARGARIWSLFSLGTGIGGAIMIDGTLFRGAYGTAPEYGHLQVVPNGRPCACGKTGCLERYCSGTALVTTAMENASNFDSPLAQTCMRAPGQVTGHTIFDAAEAGDPLGVHAVGEFADWLGLGLGIVGDVIDPELIVLSGGVSTRSELYLSRAYERYLRTPVGSAHRPHASVKTAKLGAEAGMIGVAHLAAGTRVHEG
- a CDS encoding polyadenylate-specific 3'-exoribonuclease AS → MRYFYDTEFIEDGKTIDLVSIGVVAEDDREFYAVSTDFDASKANSWVKTHVLNQLPNPSESCWMNNDAIRERLLEFLLAADDGKHIELWAWVGAYDHVLLAQLWGDMRGLPKQLPRYTRELKQLWEMAGKPELPPIPDGNHDALVDARHNLAKFQACNNAMPLDSRNRVKSKWV
- a CDS encoding glycosyltransferase family 4 protein, which produces MRLLVVTNDYPPTVGGIQSYVRDFLATLDGSGVEVYVLASTQNAEEAAEYDRQLAANITAIRYPVRVMLPTLRLRKRMQSIITEYDIDTVWFPAAAPLAVLAPAARAAGASRVVASTHGHEVGWSMLPGARQVLRRIGRSVDTLSYISNYTRGRLDTAFGGPEWCALPSGVDLHTFRPLDKQDVLRVRAQHGLPPDAPLVTCVSRLVKRKGQDILIDVWPEIVRTHPDAQLLIIGEGPYGSNLSRRREASSAKSNIRLLGRQPFSDMVEILAASTVAAMPCRTRGKGLDVEGLGIVYLEAQACGIPAIAGKSGGAPETVDHGRTGFVVDGRDPRDVINRLRQLLDDPELRTQYGRAGREAMEDQWSWEQRAVTFRQFLHMPSDPRSSTK
- a CDS encoding C40 family peptidase, with amino-acid sequence MNSGNATHDAKRRIRRCAVATVSVLALAFSSSPLALADPDPVDELISKMEEISRDAEAKTELVKQLEVDLEAKEKDIEVLNANVDEARARAEQSRDAVVMHQGDVNKIAQVKYRGATIDPITNVISAENPQNAIDRAAYISALERRTENTVAQLHDAARANADALNDAASAVAEAEYQAAELRKRREDLEKQQEELKARTEEIKQAVDALSPQDRQRWREKNGPADYTLAGLVGANPQGMSALEAGMTKIGSPYGWGATGPNVFDCSGLVVWSYAQQGISVPRTSQAQMSGGIPVSRDQLQPGDVVGFYPGATHVGIYAGNGMILHASDYGIPVQVVPMDSMPFYGARRY
- a CDS encoding C40 family peptidase translates to MGKHSRRNDNVVRRTAVASAVTLGAAAALTQPAQAAEVVVPNTDIRFEVAGLENVPNLAAIPGVAQYVPGLQGQAAAAPYVALGSSDLGSGQSIVNAAASKIGAPYVWGATGPNAFDCSGLTSWAYAQVGKHIPRTSYAQAAQGTPVSREALRPGDIVAFYSGASHVGIYTGHGTVIHAINEGTPLSESSLDYMPFHSAVRF
- a CDS encoding lysophospholipid acyltransferase family protein, producing the protein MHNKWYWVFKNVLFGPALRVYNRPYSRGLDNIPDHGGAILASNHQSVMDSFFLPLLCKRQITFLAKQEYFTGTGLVGKAQRWFFTSAGQVPIDRSSGDAARAAMESGKRVVLEGDLLGIYPEGTRSPDGRLYRGKTGMAHIALDTGVPIVPIAMIGSRKANLIGSWIPRPVRVGVIAGEPIDPRAYVESKGLDPESHEAARVLTDYVMQRLVELTGGAYVDMYAADVKESLAAGKGYPEGAEL